The genomic region TTTTCCCGGCTCCGCTCAAAGTAGAACTTGATGTTCTCGCTCAGCACGGTGTCCTCTTGCGCATGATCACTCTCCGGCCTTCCTCGCCAGGCGTAATACCCGCTCAGGCTGACTTCCAGCATTCGACACATCCGCTCCACCGGGAATTCGTGGCGGTGATCGTCAATGAACTGGAAGATCAGGGCTGTTTGGCGAAGAAGGCCAGCGCCTTTTTCAAAATGTCCCGCTCCTGCCGGGTGACCTCCAGCTCGCGTTCAAGCGCTTTCAGGCGAGCTTCCTGGGCACTGAGCGCGGCGTTGCCGCGCCCAGTAAAGGCTGGGCGCCCCGCCTGATCCTGCTTCTCTTGCTGTTGTCGCCAACGAACGACGTAATGGGCGGGAATGCCCAGGTCACGGGCAACTTCAGCACAACTTTTTCCGGTTGTTTTAACGAGCTTGACGGCTTCCTGTTTGAATTCGGGCGAGTAGACTTCTCGGGCCTTGGACATGGTGACCTCTAGTGTCGGTCATCCCAATCTCACCCTCCACAAAACCGTAGCAACTTCATGTCCAGGTTGATCTGCCGCACGGAGGAGCATGACGGGGACATCGTTGTGGAGCTTTCAATGGTGGTTGTTCCTGATCGTGGTCCACATGCACAAGCGATGGCAGTCAGCGCGGACGGGGGGTTCCGGATGGTGAACAGCCGCCAGGACCTGTGGCCGGGAGAAACCTACGACGACCTCTCGGATGCGTATGCCTTCCTCCTCGTCACTAATCCTGTGCCTGCCTGGGGAATCACACTCAGGAAGTGGTCCGCGCGGCCAGAGGTCACTCACGCTGGCCGTGAAGGCGTGTACCGGCGACCGTCCGTAGGGAACCGGTGGCTGTGGTGGTTTGTAGGGGAGTCAGTGGAAATCATGCTCGAAGCTGAATCCCTGAACTCCCGGTGCCCGGAAATTTTCCGGATCGGACCAGCCACCACCACTGACCAAGGCAACGCAGTCCTGAATTAAAGTGCGCGGGCTCCCCGGGCGTGCGAGCTGCTGTTCCGTCCCCTGCCCCGTTACAGCCAACGCGGCTCTGCATATGGTGCCAACTCCTGTCGTGCAATGGGCTGGCCAATAGCGTCCGTTTGTACTCGGGTGGGTAGACACTTACGTTGTCCGATTGTAATTACACGTCAAGGCTCACTTTGAAAGCGGGAACGCGAACCGGCAGAAGGGTCGGATAACAGAAGAAGGGGAAAGCAGCGCCGTTAAGTACGGCGCCGGTAGGAGCAGAAAACAACCGCGTGGTCGCAATACGTTCGTCGGATCAGAGTGCGGGAAGTGTCAAGGTGAATTCCACCACGTCTACCGTTAGAAGTTCGTTACTTCAATGCAGCGCGGACTGCCGCGGTGGCATCCAGCAGCGGAAGGCCTGAGGAACTGTTCGCGGTGGACAGCAGCAGGGTCCGGGTTTGCGCAGCGCTGAGGTCAGGGTTGGCCGCGCGCATCAGGGCGGCCACGCCGCTGACCAGTGGCGCGGCTTCACTCGTCCCGGCGATGTGCGTATAGGCGTTGCCCGGAGCAAGCACCAGCATGTCCTGCTCAACCGTAGCTTCTGGGCAGCGTCCCCTCCCCGCGCCACCAGGAGCGACCAGGTCAAGACCTCTTTTAACCGTATCGTTCGGACGGGCGCTGTAGCACGCCAGAACGTCGTTCCGTGCTCCGACGGCACCGACAGCGATGACGTTCGGATTGCTGGCGGGGTAGTACACGCCCTCGTTACTGGTGTTCCCGGCGGCGGCGATCAGGACCGCGCTTCTGGCCGCGGTGTTCAGCGCGGCGTCCAGCGCGGCGTCGCCGGGATTGCCAGGGGTTCCTACGCTCATGTTGATGACTTTCGCTCCGCGCGCGAGCGCGGCGTTCAGGCCCTGCGTGAGCTTGGCTGTGGTGGTTCCGCCGGTCCCGTCGATGATTTTGATGGGCACCAGATTCCGGCCACTCCACGTCACGCCAGCCAGGCCTATTGCATTGTTGGTGGACGCACCAATCAGACCAGCGACCGCTGTGCCGTGGCCTGTCTCGTCGGTGGTCTCAGGCGTGCCCTGAAAAGACTGCCCTGGGAGGAGCCTGCCGTTCAGGTCAAGGTGGCTGGCATCGACACCTGAATCGAGCACAGCCGTGACCGCCGCGGTTGGTGTCTTGCCACAGCTTTGCAGGTATTCCCACGCCTGTGGCGCCTGGATGCGGTTCAGGTACGTCTGCGTGTACTTCGTGCCGGCCAAGGTGATACCGGTGTTGCCGGGGAAGCCCGGATCGTTCGGCATCGCGAGCGGGCGGTAGTGGAAGTCGGGCTGGACACGCAGTCCCGCGGCAGCCAGCGAGGCTGCGAACCCCCGGTCACTGGTGCGGGCGGGCGTGAAGGCAAGCGTGACGAGCGGAGTGAGTGCGTGCGTCGTGATTCCGCTGAGGACACCAAGTTTCTGCGCGTTCAGCTGGCCGCTGTCACCGACGATGAGAACTCGTCCTGCTATATGCGGAGCGTTCCAGTCAGGGGTGGGAATGACAGAAGGGAGTACGTTAGCCTCTTGCTGGGCTACTGGCGTGCACTTTCCGTCCGGGGTGTCCAGGTCTGAGCAGGCAGACAGCACCGCCGTGATCGCAAGGAGGGGGAAGCTAAGTCGCAGGAAACGATTCATGGTGCTTATAGCATGCCCCGTCGAAGGCGACCGTGCGGCCGAAGACCTCCTTACCCTGTTCAATCTCGGAGGCGTGACCGTGTCAAAGACCGAGTCGCGCGTTAATTTCCTGAAGTTCTGCAAGCACCTTGGCCAGCTGAGCTTCCAATTTTTTGCAGTTCGGGCAGGCGTCCTCGGAGATGTCCCTACTCTACCTGCTCAGCCAAGTCCATGCCCCCCGCTGAGCAGTTACGTTCGGCGCACTTAGGCCGGTATGGGCTGGTCCGCACCGTGCGCGGGTTCGGATACGCTCTGAAAGGATAAAGGGAGCCCTGAGAGGCCAGCGCATGGATGATCTCCTGGGTTCAGGCGGTGGGTGAAAGCCACACGGTGAGTTCGGCGGAGCTCACGAGGTGTGAATGCCTCGCCGGTTTTGGGGATCAAGTGCCAACTGGTCGGGTCGTTGAGGATGCTGTTCTGGCGGAGAGACATGACTTAAAGAATTTCTTCATTTGGGGGGCACTCTCCCTTCATATTGAGAGGTTGCGTAACAAGTGAGGTTCAGCTGTCTGGTATTGCTATCTACACTTA from Deinococcus malanensis harbors:
- a CDS encoding transposase, which encodes MSKAREVYSPEFKQEAVKLVKTTGKSCAEVARDLGIPAHYVVRWRQQQEKQDQAGRPAFTGRGNAALSAQEARLKALERELEVTRQERDILKKALAFFAKQP
- a CDS encoding S8 family peptidase; the protein is MNRFLRLSFPLLAITAVLSACSDLDTPDGKCTPVAQQEANVLPSVIPTPDWNAPHIAGRVLIVGDSGQLNAQKLGVLSGITTHALTPLVTLAFTPARTSDRGFAASLAAAGLRVQPDFHYRPLAMPNDPGFPGNTGITLAGTKYTQTYLNRIQAPQAWEYLQSCGKTPTAAVTAVLDSGVDASHLDLNGRLLPGQSFQGTPETTDETGHGTAVAGLIGASTNNAIGLAGVTWSGRNLVPIKIIDGTGGTTTAKLTQGLNAALARGAKVINMSVGTPGNPGDAALDAALNTAARSAVLIAAAGNTSNEGVYYPASNPNVIAVGAVGARNDVLACYSARPNDTVKRGLDLVAPGGAGRGRCPEATVEQDMLVLAPGNAYTHIAGTSEAAPLVSGVAALMRAANPDLSAAQTRTLLLSTANSSSGLPLLDATAAVRAALK